From the genome of Pseudomonas yamanorum, one region includes:
- the hpaH gene encoding 2-oxo-hept-4-ene-1,7-dioate hydratase has translation MLDQAHIQQAAARLDQAERSREQVRQFSLEHPNITIDDAYAIQRAWVAQKIKDGRKLVGHKIGLTSRAMQVSSNITEPDYGALLDDMFFEEGTDIPFERFIVPRVEVELAFILGKPLKGPNCTIFDVLDATEWVIPALEIIDARIQQIDPHTNATRKVFDTISDNAANAGVVMGGRAVRPTEIDLRKVPAVLYRNGVIEESGVSAAVLNHPAKGVAWLANKLAPYDVTLQPGQIILGGSFTRPVAANPGDTFHVDYDMLGSISCRFV, from the coding sequence ATGCTTGATCAAGCCCACATCCAGCAAGCCGCCGCCCGCCTCGACCAGGCTGAGCGTTCCCGTGAACAGGTGCGCCAGTTTTCCCTGGAACACCCGAACATCACGATTGACGATGCCTATGCCATCCAGCGCGCCTGGGTGGCCCAGAAAATCAAGGACGGGCGCAAGCTGGTCGGGCACAAGATCGGCCTCACCTCCCGGGCGATGCAGGTGTCGTCGAACATCACCGAGCCGGATTACGGCGCCCTGCTCGATGACATGTTCTTCGAAGAAGGCACCGACATCCCGTTCGAGCGCTTCATCGTGCCAAGGGTGGAAGTGGAGCTGGCGTTCATCCTCGGCAAGCCGCTCAAGGGGCCGAACTGCACGATCTTCGACGTGTTGGACGCCACTGAATGGGTGATCCCGGCCCTGGAAATCATCGACGCGCGTATCCAACAGATCGATCCGCACACCAACGCCACGCGCAAGGTGTTCGACACCATTTCCGACAACGCCGCCAATGCCGGCGTGGTGATGGGCGGCCGCGCCGTACGCCCCACCGAGATCGACCTGCGCAAGGTGCCGGCGGTGTTGTACCGCAACGGGGTGATCGAGGAGTCCGGGGTGTCGGCTGCCGTGCTCAACCACCCGGCCAAGGGCGTGGCGTGGCTGGCGAACAAACTGGCGCCGTACGACGTCACCTTGCAACCCGGCCAGATCATCCTCGGCGGCTCGTTTACCCGCCCGGTAGCGGCGAATCCAGGCGATACCTTCCATGTCGACTACGACATGCTCGGTTCCATCTCCTGCCGCTTTGTCTGA
- a CDS encoding 5-carboxymethyl-2-hydroxymuconate Delta-isomerase, with product MPHFIAEYTDNLEQQANLPALFEQVHAVLGDSGVFPLGGIRSRGVRLDTWRMADGKHDYAFVHMTLKVGHGRDLETRKTIAEALFKVITEHFAELQSQRLLALSFEMIELHPELNFKQNNVHAFLKNQAG from the coding sequence ATGCCGCACTTCATTGCCGAATACACCGACAACCTCGAACAGCAAGCCAACCTGCCCGCTTTGTTCGAGCAGGTTCACGCCGTGCTGGGCGACAGCGGCGTGTTTCCCCTGGGGGGCATTCGCAGTCGCGGGGTGCGCCTGGACACCTGGCGCATGGCCGACGGCAAGCATGACTACGCCTTCGTCCACATGACCCTCAAGGTCGGCCACGGGCGCGACCTGGAAACCCGCAAGACGATCGCCGAAGCCCTGTTCAAGGTCATCACCGAACACTTCGCCGAGCTGCAATCCCAACGGCTGCTGGCGTTGTCGTTCGAGATGATCGAGCTGCACCCCGAGCTGAATTTCAAGCAGAACAACGTGCACGCATTCCTGAAGAACCAGGCGGGCTGA
- a CDS encoding fumarylacetoacetate hydrolase family protein, translating into MSRALHDVANGTLFGVALNYQGLLNQRLAEFEQAPYQKPPVKPVLFIKTPNTRNGHDGVVLHPQGERLQPGPALGVVIGKTASRVSVENALEHVAGYTIINEFSLPEDSYYRPAVKAKCRDGFCALGPELVARDQVANPHQLSVKLFVNGELRQQNSTANFVRSLPQLIAEISEFMTLHEGDVLITGTPEGRVDVQPGDTVEVEISGLGRLVNHIKAEELS; encoded by the coding sequence ATGAGCCGTGCCCTGCATGATGTTGCGAACGGCACCCTGTTCGGCGTTGCGCTGAACTACCAGGGGTTGCTGAACCAACGTCTCGCCGAATTCGAACAAGCGCCTTACCAGAAACCGCCGGTGAAGCCGGTGCTGTTCATCAAGACGCCCAACACCCGCAACGGCCACGACGGCGTGGTGCTGCACCCTCAAGGTGAACGCCTGCAACCGGGCCCGGCACTCGGCGTGGTGATTGGCAAGACCGCCAGCCGTGTCAGCGTCGAAAACGCCCTGGAGCATGTGGCCGGCTACACCATCATCAACGAGTTCAGCCTGCCGGAAGACAGCTACTACCGCCCTGCGGTGAAAGCCAAATGCCGGGACGGTTTCTGCGCATTGGGCCCGGAACTGGTGGCCCGCGACCAGGTTGCCAACCCGCACCAACTGAGCGTGAAGCTGTTCGTCAACGGTGAACTGCGCCAGCAAAACTCCACCGCCAACTTCGTGCGCAGCCTCCCGCAGTTGATCGCCGAGATCAGCGAGTTCATGACCCTGCACGAGGGCGATGTGCTGATCACCGGCACTCCCGAAGGCCGTGTGGATGTGCAACCCGGCGACACGGTTGAAGTCGAGATCAGCGGCCTGGGCCGCCTGGTCAACCACATCAAGGCAGAGGAGCTGTCATGA
- the hpaA gene encoding 4-hydroxyphenylacetate catabolism regulatory protein HpaA, with amino-acid sequence MSDRQPIPNINIGQVYDQRYSDAEVHYDRLGNLAGFFGRNMPVHRHDRFFQVHYVKTGAVRVYLDDQQYLESGPMFFLTPPTVAHSFVTEADADGHVLTVRQQLVWALIDADPSLAPGAQLPAACVALARLAPEFQPEVRRLEFLFDELCSEINAQASGRSSALDSLTRLIMISLLRLCANSLEARPARHEDLRIFHRFNELIEDHYLQHWPLSRYADGIGVTEARLNEVCRRIADLPSKRLILERLMQEARRLLLFTGNSANEICYQLGFKDPAYFSRFFQRYAQMTPGEYRQRQSGLR; translated from the coding sequence ATGAGCGATCGTCAGCCGATCCCCAACATCAACATCGGGCAGGTCTACGACCAGCGTTACAGCGATGCCGAGGTGCACTACGACCGGCTCGGCAACCTGGCGGGATTTTTTGGGCGGAACATGCCGGTGCATCGTCACGACCGGTTTTTCCAGGTGCATTACGTCAAGACTGGCGCGGTGCGGGTCTATCTGGACGACCAGCAGTACCTCGAATCCGGGCCGATGTTTTTCCTCACGCCGCCGACGGTGGCGCATTCCTTCGTCACCGAAGCCGACGCCGACGGCCATGTGCTGACCGTGCGCCAGCAACTGGTGTGGGCCTTGATTGACGCCGACCCGAGCCTGGCCCCCGGCGCGCAATTGCCGGCGGCCTGTGTGGCGTTGGCGCGGCTGGCGCCGGAGTTTCAGCCCGAAGTGCGCCGCCTGGAATTCCTGTTTGATGAGCTGTGCAGCGAGATCAACGCCCAGGCCAGCGGGCGCAGTTCGGCGCTGGACAGCCTGACGCGGCTGATCATGATCAGCCTGCTGCGGCTCTGCGCCAATTCCCTGGAAGCCCGGCCTGCACGCCACGAAGACCTGCGGATCTTCCACCGCTTCAACGAACTGATCGAAGACCACTACCTGCAACACTGGCCGCTGTCGCGTTATGCCGACGGTATCGGCGTCACTGAAGCGCGGCTCAACGAGGTGTGTCGACGGATCGCCGACCTGCCATCGAAACGCCTGATCCTCGAACGGCTGATGCAGGAAGCCCGGCGCCTGTTGCTGTTCACCGGCAACTCGGCGAATGAAATCTGCTACCAGCTGGGGTTCAAGGACCCGGCGTATTTCAGCCGGTTCTTCCAGCGCTACGCGCAAATGACGCCGGGGGAATACCGCCAGCGTCAATCGGGGTTGCGTTGA
- the hpaR gene encoding homoprotocatechuate degradation operon regulator HpaR: MLKPRQSLTLTLLQAREAAMSFFRPSLNEHGLTEQQWRVIRILSQHDELEIYQLAELACILKPSMTGVLVRMEAAGMVHRRKAEQDQRRVLVTLAEKGKASFESMSQCMEENYRRLQEQFGEEKLQVLLGLLDELKTIKR; encoded by the coding sequence ATGTTGAAACCCAGACAATCCCTGACCTTGACCCTGTTGCAGGCCCGCGAAGCGGCCATGAGTTTTTTTCGGCCGTCGCTGAATGAGCATGGGCTGACCGAACAGCAATGGCGGGTTATTCGAATTCTCAGCCAGCATGACGAATTGGAGATTTACCAGTTGGCCGAACTGGCGTGCATTCTCAAACCGAGCATGACCGGCGTGCTGGTGCGCATGGAGGCGGCGGGGATGGTGCACCGACGCAAGGCCGAGCAGGATCAGCGGCGGGTGCTGGTGACGCTGGCGGAGAAGGGCAAGGCCAGTTTCGAGTCGATGAGCCAGTGTATGGAAGAGAACTACCGGCGCTTGCAAGAGCAGTTTGGGGAGGAGAAGTTGCAGGTGTTGCTGGGGTTGCTGGATGAGTTGAAAACCATCAAACGCTGA
- the hpaD gene encoding 3,4-dihydroxyphenylacetate 2,3-dioxygenase, whose translation MGEVVLAAKICHVPSMYLSELPGKHHGCREAAIAGHKEIGRRARELGADTAVVFDVHWLVNSGYHVNCGEHFKGIYTSNELPHFIKNMEYEYPGCPELGELIAAEANLAGVRTMAHNIPSLELEYGTLVPMRYMHMGVPDEQKFDVISIAAWCAWHRLEDSFAFGAAVRRAIEKSDRKVLVLASGSLSHRFSDDREAEANIHNWTREFDKQMDLHVVEMWKQGRFKEFCAMLPDYAEHCFGEGKMHDTAMLLGLLGGPDYNQPAEIITQPFGSSGTGQINAIFPL comes from the coding sequence ATGGGCGAAGTGGTTCTGGCAGCGAAGATCTGCCACGTCCCCTCGATGTACCTGTCGGAACTGCCCGGCAAGCACCACGGTTGCCGCGAAGCAGCCATCGCCGGGCACAAGGAAATCGGGCGGCGCGCCCGTGAGCTGGGGGCCGACACCGCCGTGGTGTTCGACGTGCACTGGCTGGTCAACAGCGGCTATCACGTCAACTGTGGCGAGCACTTCAAGGGCATCTACACCAGCAACGAGCTGCCGCACTTCATCAAGAACATGGAGTACGAGTACCCGGGCTGCCCGGAGCTGGGCGAGTTGATCGCCGCCGAGGCCAACCTGGCCGGCGTGCGCACCATGGCCCACAACATCCCGAGCCTGGAGCTGGAATACGGCACCCTGGTGCCGATGCGCTACATGCACATGGGCGTGCCGGACGAGCAGAAGTTCGACGTGATCTCCATCGCCGCCTGGTGCGCCTGGCACCGCCTGGAAGACAGCTTCGCGTTTGGCGCCGCCGTGCGCCGGGCCATCGAGAAAAGCGACCGCAAGGTCCTCGTGCTGGCCTCGGGCTCCCTCTCCCACCGTTTCTCCGACGACCGCGAAGCCGAAGCCAATATCCACAACTGGACCCGTGAATTCGACAAACAGATGGACCTGCACGTGGTGGAAATGTGGAAGCAGGGCCGCTTCAAGGAGTTCTGCGCAATGCTTCCGGACTACGCCGAGCACTGCTTCGGCGAAGGCAAGATGCACGACACCGCAATGCTTCTGGGACTGCTGGGCGGGCCGGACTACAACCAGCCGGCCGAGATCATCACCCAGCCATTCGGCAGCTCGGGTACCGGCCAGATCAATGCCATTTTCCCTTTATGA
- a CDS encoding MFS transporter, whose product MSTANTADSTTLIEHQRTHSIVTWRLMPLLLICYLFAHLDRINIGFAKMQMSTDLHFSDTVYGLGAGLFFIAYALFGVPSNMALDRVGPRRWIACLMVVWGVLSTSMLWIESSTGFYVLRFLLGVAEAGFFPGILVFLNRWYPARRRAQVTALFAIAVPMAGVVGGPLSGAILEHFHDFGGLRGWQWMFLIEGAPVVLLGLVVLKYLPDSFETVKWLEPAQKQQLREQLSSEEQRKSITSFGGIVRDPQVWLLVAVYFAVMLAVNTLAFWMPTLIHGAGIGRDSQVGLLSAVPYLAGCFFMIGCGRSSDRNRERRWHLCVPLLMSAIGIAVAGLSPTNPTLVLGGLILAGMGASAALPMFWQLPPAFLSNSTQAAGIALISSFGSIASFLAPYLIGWMRDTTQSASLALYVLALLIALGGLLVLRTHAAIVNPQ is encoded by the coding sequence ATGAGCACAGCCAATACCGCCGACAGCACCACCCTGATCGAACATCAGCGCACCCACAGCATCGTCACCTGGCGACTGATGCCGTTGCTGCTGATCTGCTACCTGTTTGCCCACCTGGACCGGATCAACATCGGCTTCGCCAAGATGCAGATGAGTACCGACCTGCACTTCAGCGACACGGTGTACGGCCTCGGTGCCGGCCTGTTTTTCATCGCCTACGCGCTGTTCGGCGTGCCGAGCAACATGGCCCTGGACCGGGTCGGGCCACGGCGCTGGATCGCCTGCCTGATGGTGGTGTGGGGCGTGCTGTCCACCAGCATGCTGTGGATCGAAAGCTCCACCGGTTTCTACGTGTTGCGCTTTTTGCTGGGGGTCGCGGAAGCCGGCTTCTTCCCGGGGATCCTGGTGTTTCTCAACCGCTGGTACCCGGCCCGGCGCCGGGCGCAAGTCACTGCACTGTTTGCGATTGCCGTGCCCATGGCCGGTGTGGTCGGCGGGCCGTTGTCCGGTGCGATCCTGGAGCATTTCCATGATTTCGGCGGACTGCGTGGCTGGCAGTGGATGTTCCTGATCGAAGGCGCCCCGGTGGTGCTGCTCGGTCTGGTGGTTCTGAAATACCTGCCGGACAGCTTCGAAACCGTGAAGTGGCTGGAACCGGCGCAAAAGCAACAGCTGCGCGAGCAACTGAGCAGTGAAGAACAGCGCAAATCCATTACCTCCTTTGGCGGCATCGTGCGTGACCCGCAGGTGTGGCTGCTGGTGGCGGTGTACTTCGCGGTGATGCTGGCGGTGAACACCCTGGCGTTCTGGATGCCCACCCTGATCCACGGCGCCGGCATCGGCCGCGACAGCCAGGTGGGCCTGCTGAGCGCCGTGCCGTACCTGGCCGGGTGCTTCTTCATGATCGGCTGCGGACGCTCATCCGACCGCAACCGCGAGCGCCGCTGGCACCTGTGCGTGCCGTTGTTGATGTCGGCCATCGGCATCGCAGTGGCCGGGCTCTCGCCCACCAATCCGACCCTGGTGCTGGGCGGTCTGATCCTGGCCGGCATGGGCGCCAGCGCTGCGCTGCCGATGTTCTGGCAACTGCCGCCGGCGTTCCTGTCCAACAGCACCCAGGCGGCCGGCATCGCGCTGATCAGCTCGTTCGGCAGTATCGCCTCGTTCCTCGCGCCGTACCTGATCGGTTGGATGCGCGACACCACCCAAAGCGCGAGCCTGGCCCTGTATGTGCTGGCGCTGCTCATCGCCCTCGGCGGCCTGCTGGTGCTGCGCACCCACGCTGCCATCGTCAATCCCCAGTAG
- the hpaI gene encoding 4-hydroxy-2-oxoheptanedioate aldolase: MDMPINRFKQRLQRGETQIGLWLGLADAYCAELAANAGFDWLLIDGEHAPNDLRGMLGQLQAVAAYDSQPVIRPVIGDTALIKQVLDIGVQTLLVPMVETAEQAQQLVRAVRYPPFGVRGVGSALARASRWNSIPGYLDEADAQMCLLVQIENREGLDNLDAIAAVEGVDGVFIGPADLSAAMGHRGNPGHPEVQAAIEDAIGRIQKAGKAAGILSADEKLARRYIELGAAFVAVGVDTTVLMRGLQGLAAKFKDTAALDITGGVY, translated from the coding sequence ATGGACATGCCCATCAACCGCTTCAAGCAGCGCCTGCAACGTGGCGAAACCCAGATCGGCCTGTGGCTCGGTTTGGCCGACGCTTATTGCGCCGAACTGGCGGCGAATGCCGGGTTCGACTGGCTGCTGATCGACGGCGAGCACGCACCCAATGACCTGCGCGGCATGCTCGGCCAGTTGCAGGCTGTCGCGGCTTATGACAGCCAACCGGTTATTCGCCCAGTGATCGGCGATACGGCGTTGATCAAGCAGGTGCTGGATATCGGCGTGCAGACGCTGTTGGTGCCGATGGTGGAGACGGCTGAACAGGCTCAGCAGTTAGTGCGGGCCGTGCGTTATCCGCCCTTTGGCGTACGGGGCGTTGGCAGTGCGCTGGCACGGGCTTCGCGCTGGAACAGCATTCCGGGTTATCTGGATGAAGCGGATGCGCAGATGTGCCTGCTGGTGCAGATCGAGAACCGTGAAGGCCTGGACAACCTGGACGCGATTGCGGCGGTTGAAGGGGTGGACGGGGTGTTTATCGGGCCGGCGGATTTGAGTGCGGCCATGGGGCATCGGGGCAATCCCGGGCATCCCGAGGTGCAGGCGGCGATTGAAGATGCGATTGGGCGGATTCAGAAAGCTGGCAAGGCGGCGGGCATCTTGAGCGCGGATGAGAAATTGGCGCGGCGGTATATCGAGTTGGGGGCGGCGTTTGTGGCGGTGGGGGTGGATACGACGGTGTTGATGCGCGGGTTGCAGGGGTTGGCGGCCAAGTTCAAAGACACCGCAGCACTGGACATTACCGGCGGCGTGTACTGA
- a CDS encoding fumarylacetoacetate hydrolase family protein: protein MKHARIRFEGEVHSVQVDAENAVRLADGRLLAEDQVEWLPPATGSMFALGLNYADHAAELAFKPPTEPLAFIKSPGTYTGHNQVTWRPDNVAYMHYECELVAVIGKPARNVKRENALEYLAGYTVCNDYAIRDYLENYYRPNLRVKNRDATTPVGPWIVDVADVPDPSNLKLRTWINGELRQEGSTKDMIFDIPYLIEYLSSFMTLQPGDMIATGTPEGLADVVPGDEVIVEVEGVGRLVNRIVSEAEFFSVRKEA from the coding sequence ATGAAACACGCGCGTATTCGCTTTGAAGGTGAAGTTCATTCGGTACAGGTCGACGCTGAGAACGCCGTACGCCTGGCCGACGGTCGCCTGCTGGCTGAAGACCAGGTCGAATGGCTGCCACCAGCCACCGGCAGCATGTTCGCCCTGGGCCTGAACTACGCCGACCACGCCGCCGAACTGGCCTTCAAACCGCCGACCGAACCGCTGGCGTTCATCAAGTCCCCCGGCACCTACACCGGCCACAACCAGGTGACCTGGCGCCCGGACAACGTCGCCTACATGCACTACGAGTGCGAGCTGGTGGCGGTCATCGGCAAACCGGCGCGCAACGTCAAGCGCGAGAACGCCCTGGAGTATCTGGCCGGCTACACGGTGTGCAACGACTACGCGATCCGCGACTACCTGGAAAACTACTACCGCCCCAACCTGCGGGTGAAAAACCGCGACGCCACCACGCCGGTGGGCCCATGGATAGTCGACGTCGCCGACGTGCCAGACCCAAGCAACCTGAAGCTGCGCACCTGGATCAACGGTGAACTGCGCCAGGAAGGCAGCACCAAGGACATGATTTTCGACATCCCGTATTTGATCGAATACCTGTCCAGCTTCATGACCCTGCAGCCCGGCGACATGATCGCCACCGGCACGCCGGAAGGCCTGGCCGATGTGGTGCCGGGAGATGAAGTGATCGTGGAAGTGGAAGGCGTCGGCCGCCTGGTTAACCGAATTGTCAGCGAGGCGGAATTCTTCTCCGTCCGGAAAGAGGCTTGA
- the hpaR gene encoding homoprotocatechuate degradation operon regulator HpaR gives MPTPRPSLTLTLLQAREATMAFFRPLLNEHDLTEQQWRVIRILRQQGELESHQLAHLACILKPSMTGVLGRLERDGIVRRRKSAEDQRRVFVALTEQGQQCFVDMSAGMESNYQKIQEQFGEESLEQLMELLQKLKGIKP, from the coding sequence ATGCCCACCCCTAGACCGTCCCTTACGCTCACCTTGCTCCAGGCCCGCGAAGCGACCATGGCGTTCTTCCGGCCACTGCTCAATGAACATGACCTGACCGAACAGCAATGGCGGGTGATCCGCATCCTGCGTCAGCAGGGTGAACTCGAAAGTCACCAATTGGCGCACCTCGCGTGCATCCTCAAGCCGAGCATGACCGGCGTACTGGGCCGGCTGGAGCGTGACGGCATCGTGCGCCGGCGCAAATCCGCCGAAGACCAGCGCCGGGTGTTCGTCGCCCTGACCGAACAGGGCCAGCAGTGTTTCGTCGACATGAGCGCCGGGATGGAAAGCAACTATCAGAAGATTCAGGAGCAGTTCGGCGAGGAATCCCTGGAGCAATTGATGGAGTTGCTCCAAAAGCTGAAAGGCATCAAACCGTAA
- a CDS encoding OprD family porin: MHSCLFRTAASAGLCAAFTPLVAHADFIQDSKASLDLRNFYMNRDFRQTNAPQNKADEWAQGFVLRLESGYTEGVVGFGVDALGEMGLKLDSSRDRRGTGLLPFGASGEPADSYSELGLTAKLRLSKTVLKLGTLQPVLPVAAYNDTRLLPSTYNGELVTSQDIDGLTLNVGRLEKQNLRDSSNNESMSYGGVTSSHLDLAGGTYAINPHLAATYYYAQMQDIYRQNFIGLVHDLPLAQGVNLRTDLRYFDTREQGSARLRSPTRVDGGRIDNRFFNGMFSLSVGAHKFGLGFQSLSGDGDFAFPGQDPYSVNLVTINIFTKANTDAWQARYDYNFAALGLPGLTFMTRYVDGSHAQTATVRNGREWERDTDLVYTVQSGPLKNVNVRLRNATLRSSNGLTSDIDESRVIIGYTVALW, encoded by the coding sequence ATGCATTCGTGCCTCTTTCGCACGGCGGCAAGCGCTGGCCTGTGCGCCGCGTTTACCCCTCTGGTCGCCCACGCCGATTTCATCCAGGACAGCAAAGCCAGCCTGGACCTGCGCAATTTCTACATGAACCGCGACTTTCGCCAGACCAACGCGCCGCAGAACAAAGCGGACGAATGGGCGCAAGGTTTTGTGCTGCGCCTGGAATCGGGCTACACCGAAGGGGTGGTCGGTTTTGGCGTGGATGCCTTGGGTGAAATGGGCTTGAAACTCGATTCCAGCCGCGACCGCCGTGGCACCGGGTTATTGCCGTTTGGCGCCAGCGGCGAGCCGGCCGATAGCTACAGCGAACTGGGCCTGACCGCCAAGCTGCGCCTGTCGAAAACCGTGCTCAAGCTCGGCACCCTGCAACCGGTTTTACCGGTGGCCGCCTACAACGACACCCGGCTGCTGCCGTCGACCTACAACGGTGAACTGGTGACCTCCCAGGACATCGACGGCCTGACGTTGAACGTCGGCCGCCTGGAAAAGCAGAACCTGCGGGACTCCTCCAACAACGAATCCATGAGCTACGGCGGCGTCACCAGCAGCCACCTGGACCTGGCCGGCGGCACCTACGCAATCAATCCGCACTTGGCGGCGACTTATTACTACGCGCAAATGCAGGACATCTACCGCCAGAATTTCATCGGCCTGGTGCATGACCTGCCGCTGGCCCAAGGCGTGAACCTGCGCACCGACCTGCGCTACTTCGACACCCGCGAGCAAGGCAGCGCGCGGTTGCGCAGCCCTACCCGCGTGGACGGCGGCCGGATCGACAACCGCTTTTTCAACGGCATGTTCAGCCTGTCGGTGGGCGCGCACAAATTCGGCCTGGGCTTTCAGAGCCTTTCCGGTGACGGCGACTTTGCCTTCCCGGGGCAGGACCCGTACTCGGTCAACCTGGTGACCATCAATATCTTCACCAAGGCCAACACCGACGCGTGGCAGGCGCGCTACGACTACAACTTCGCCGCCCTCGGCCTGCCCGGCCTGACCTTCATGACCCGCTACGTCGACGGCAGCCACGCGCAAACCGCCACGGTGCGCAACGGCCGGGAATGGGAGCGCGACACCGACCTGGTCTACACCGTGCAGAGCGGCCCGCTGAAGAACGTCAACGTGCGGCTGCGCAACGCCACCCTGCGCTCAAGCAACGGCCTGACCAGCGACATCGACGAAAGCCGGGTAATCATCGGCTACACCGTGGCCCTGTGGTAA
- the hpaE gene encoding 5-carboxymethyl-2-hydroxymuconate semialdehyde dehydrogenase: MIKHWINGREVESKDTFINYNPATGEAIGEVASGGVEEVAQAVAAAKEAFPKWAGTPAKERARLMRKLGELIEQNVPHLAELETLDTGLPIHQTRNVLIPRASHNFDFFAEVCTRMDGHSYPVDDQMLNYTLYQPVGVCALVSPWNVPFMTATWKTAPCLALGNTAVLKMSELSPLTANELGRLAVEAGIPKGVLNVIQGYGATAGDALVRHPDVRAISFTGGTATGKKIMQTAGLKKYSMELGGKSPVLIFEDADLDRALDAALFTIFSLNGERCTAGSRIFIQESVYPQFVAEFAARAKRLIVGDPQDPKTQVGSMITQAHYDKVTGYIKIGLEEGATLLAGGLERPANLPAHLSRGQFIQPTVFADVNNQMRIAQEEIFGPVVCLIPFKDEAEALQLANDTEYGLASYIWTQDIGKAHRLAYGIEAGMVFINSQNVRDLRQPFGGVKGSGTGREGGQYSFEVFAEIKNVCISMGSHHIPRWGV; the protein is encoded by the coding sequence ATGATCAAACACTGGATCAACGGCCGTGAGGTCGAAAGCAAAGACACCTTCATCAACTACAACCCGGCCACTGGCGAAGCCATCGGTGAAGTGGCCAGCGGCGGCGTCGAGGAAGTGGCGCAGGCCGTTGCGGCAGCCAAGGAAGCCTTTCCGAAGTGGGCAGGCACACCGGCCAAGGAACGTGCCCGCTTGATGCGCAAGCTCGGTGAACTGATCGAACAGAACGTGCCGCACCTGGCCGAGCTGGAAACCCTCGACACCGGCCTGCCGATCCACCAGACCAGGAACGTGCTGATTCCACGGGCCTCTCACAACTTCGATTTCTTCGCCGAAGTCTGCACCCGCATGGATGGCCACAGTTACCCGGTGGACGACCAGATGCTCAACTACACCCTGTACCAGCCGGTGGGTGTCTGCGCATTGGTGTCGCCATGGAACGTGCCGTTCATGACCGCCACCTGGAAGACTGCGCCGTGCCTGGCGCTGGGCAATACTGCGGTGCTGAAAATGTCCGAGCTGTCGCCGCTGACGGCCAATGAACTGGGACGCCTGGCGGTCGAAGCCGGGATCCCCAAAGGCGTGCTGAACGTGATCCAGGGCTACGGCGCCACCGCCGGTGATGCACTGGTGCGCCACCCGGACGTGCGAGCGATTTCCTTCACCGGGGGCACCGCTACCGGCAAGAAAATCATGCAGACCGCCGGGTTGAAAAAGTACTCCATGGAACTGGGCGGCAAGTCGCCGGTGCTGATCTTTGAAGACGCCGACCTGGACCGCGCCCTCGACGCGGCACTGTTCACTATCTTCTCGCTCAACGGTGAACGCTGCACCGCCGGCAGCCGGATCTTCATTCAGGAGAGCGTGTACCCGCAGTTCGTCGCCGAATTTGCCGCCCGCGCCAAGCGCCTGATCGTCGGCGACCCACAGGACCCGAAGACCCAGGTCGGCTCGATGATTACCCAGGCCCACTACGACAAGGTCACCGGCTACATCAAGATTGGCCTCGAGGAAGGCGCCACCCTGCTGGCCGGCGGCCTGGAACGCCCGGCCAACCTGCCGGCGCACTTGAGCCGCGGGCAGTTTATCCAGCCCACGGTGTTTGCCGATGTGAACAACCAGATGCGCATCGCCCAGGAAGAGATCTTCGGCCCGGTGGTGTGCCTGATCCCGTTCAAGGACGAAGCCGAAGCGCTGCAACTGGCCAACGACACCGAGTACGGCCTCGCGTCGTACATCTGGACCCAGGATATCGGCAAGGCGCATCGTCTGGCCTACGGCATCGAAGCCGGCATGGTATTCATCAACAGCCAGAACGTGCGGGACTTGCGCCAGCCGTTTGGTGGGGTAAAAGGTTCCGGCACCGGCCGTGAAGGCGGCCAATACAGCTTCGAAGTGTTCGCCGAGATCAAGAACGTGTGCATTTCCATGGGCAGCCACCACATCCCGCGCTGGGGTGTTTGA